One Cellulomonas soli DNA window includes the following coding sequences:
- a CDS encoding RNA polymerase sigma factor: protein MTETSEAAQAVARAHREEWARVVGALTRRFGDLDVAEEAAAEAFATAVARWPADGVPSRPGAWLTTTATRKAVDRLRREGRRAEKQAAAWAELAGGPAEPVGAVDDDRLRLIFTCCHPALAPEARVALTLRLVGGLTVPEIARAFLVQETTMGQRITRAKTKIRQARIPYRVPSAADLPERVSGVLAVLFLVFNEGYLTSGPGTGPVRPDLTAEAIRLARLVRTLLPQDGEAAGLLALMLLVEARRPARVTAGGELVTLDEQDRTAWDAGLIAEGHRLVRERLDSGVAPGRYQLLAAINAVHTSARDVRRTDWSQVVALYDQLVVLDPSPVVALNRAVAVAEVDGPEAALATVDRLEGALAGYHPFHATRAELLRRLGRDRAAREAYDRAVELAGNPAEAAALARRRDRLAPCPSPTACTAECSP, encoded by the coding sequence GTGACTGAGACCTCCGAGGCCGCACAGGCGGTCGCCCGGGCCCACCGCGAGGAGTGGGCCCGGGTCGTCGGGGCCCTGACCAGGCGGTTCGGCGACCTGGACGTCGCCGAGGAGGCCGCTGCCGAGGCGTTCGCGACCGCGGTCGCACGGTGGCCCGCCGACGGTGTGCCGTCCCGGCCCGGCGCGTGGCTGACCACGACCGCGACCCGCAAGGCCGTCGACCGTCTGCGGCGCGAGGGCAGACGGGCCGAGAAGCAGGCGGCGGCGTGGGCGGAGCTCGCCGGCGGTCCGGCCGAGCCCGTCGGTGCCGTCGACGACGACCGGCTGCGGCTGATCTTCACGTGCTGCCACCCGGCGCTGGCACCGGAGGCTCGCGTCGCGTTGACGCTGCGCCTGGTCGGCGGTCTGACGGTGCCCGAGATCGCCCGGGCGTTCCTGGTGCAGGAGACCACCATGGGCCAGCGGATCACGCGCGCGAAGACGAAGATCCGGCAGGCGCGGATCCCGTACCGGGTGCCGTCGGCGGCGGACCTGCCGGAGCGCGTCTCGGGTGTGCTGGCCGTCCTGTTCCTCGTGTTCAACGAGGGCTACCTGACGTCGGGACCCGGCACGGGTCCCGTGCGCCCCGACCTCACGGCCGAGGCCATCCGGCTCGCGCGCCTGGTCCGCACGCTGCTGCCGCAGGACGGCGAGGCGGCCGGTCTGCTCGCGCTGATGCTGCTCGTCGAGGCGCGGCGCCCGGCACGCGTCACCGCGGGCGGCGAGCTCGTGACGCTCGACGAGCAGGACCGCACGGCCTGGGACGCGGGGCTCATCGCCGAGGGGCACCGGCTGGTGCGCGAGCGCCTCGACTCCGGGGTCGCACCCGGGCGCTACCAGCTGCTCGCCGCGATCAACGCCGTGCACACCTCGGCGCGCGACGTCCGCCGGACCGACTGGTCGCAGGTCGTCGCCCTCTACGACCAGCTCGTGGTGCTCGACCCGTCGCCGGTCGTCGCGCTCAACCGGGCGGTCGCGGTCGCCGAGGTCGACGGCCCCGAGGCCGCACTGGCGACCGTCGACCGCCTCGAGGGCGCGTTGGCCGGCTACCACCCGTTCCACGCGACGCGCGCGGAGCTGCTGCGCCGGCTCGGCCGCGACCGGGCCGCGCGCGAGGCGTACGACCGGGCCGTCGAGCTGGCGGGCAACCCCGCCGAGGCCGCCGCTCTCGCCCGCCGACGCGACCGCCTCGCGCCGTGCCCGAGCCCGACCGCCTGCACGGCAGAATGCTCCCCGTGA
- a CDS encoding ribonuclease H family protein has product MITVSTDGSCLRNPGGAIGWAWINHDGAHASGGETSGTNQIAELKAVLEAIHAHPGDVPLTIESDSQYAIKCASEWVHGWKRKGWRTASGSPVQNLALVQAIDRAITGRPGGVAFTWVRGHRGNHFNERADELAGTAAREAQAGRPGRWEHAADVAAAREPVTVVLVDPEPVVPEAVASESVASESVVSEAVERVPVSASVSVPVAAGQDTLF; this is encoded by the coding sequence GTGATCACGGTCAGCACGGACGGCTCCTGCCTGCGCAACCCCGGCGGGGCGATCGGCTGGGCGTGGATCAACCACGACGGCGCGCACGCCAGCGGCGGGGAGACGTCCGGCACCAACCAGATCGCCGAGCTCAAGGCCGTGCTCGAGGCGATCCACGCGCACCCGGGCGACGTCCCGCTGACCATCGAGTCGGACTCGCAGTACGCGATCAAGTGCGCCTCGGAGTGGGTGCACGGCTGGAAGCGCAAGGGCTGGCGCACCGCGAGCGGCAGCCCCGTGCAGAACCTGGCGCTCGTGCAGGCGATCGACCGGGCGATCACCGGTCGGCCCGGCGGCGTGGCCTTCACCTGGGTGCGGGGGCACCGCGGCAACCACTTCAACGAGCGGGCCGACGAGCTGGCGGGCACCGCGGCGCGCGAGGCCCAGGCCGGCCGGCCCGGGCGCTGGGAGCACGCGGCGGACGTGGCCGCTGCTCGCGAGCCTGTGACCGTCGTCCTGGTCGATCCGGAGCCGGTCGTGCCGGAGGCGGTCGCGTCGGAGTCGGTCGCGTCGGAGTCGGTCGTGTCGGAGGCGGTCGAGCGGGTGCCGGTCAGCGCGTCGGTGAGCGTGCCGGTGGCTGCCGGGCAGGACACGCTGTTCTGA
- a CDS encoding DUF3806 domain-containing protein, with the protein MLGDEPVLPPAALPDGDLEALNDAELVWAAQHRELVTGLCEGQADVETLSRLFDRVQAGWLASADRDDPHTLVNAFGIALGDLLVSRLPGMRWQVYTDARGPELVLAHPVHDLVVFPISSVARQWGHAPEDWFARYADDVTEGARAILGDGS; encoded by the coding sequence GTGCTCGGGGACGAGCCGGTCCTCCCTCCCGCCGCGCTCCCGGACGGGGACCTCGAAGCGCTCAACGACGCCGAGCTGGTCTGGGCGGCGCAGCACCGCGAGCTGGTGACCGGGCTGTGCGAGGGGCAGGCCGACGTCGAGACGCTCTCGCGCCTGTTCGACCGGGTGCAGGCCGGCTGGTTGGCGTCCGCCGACCGGGACGACCCGCACACCCTCGTCAACGCGTTCGGCATCGCGCTGGGCGACCTGCTGGTCTCCCGGCTGCCCGGCATGCGGTGGCAGGTCTACACCGACGCCCGGGGCCCCGAGCTCGTGCTGGCCCACCCGGTGCACGACCTGGTCGTGTTCCCGATCTCGTCGGTCGCCCGGCAGTGGGGGCACGCGCCCGAGGACTGGTTCGCGCGCTACGCGGACGACGTCACGGAAGGCGCGCGCGCGATCCTCGGCGACGGGTCCTGA
- a CDS encoding type II toxin-antitoxin system HicA family toxin, with the protein MIAEQPTRKVARELQNAGFEPKRTVVSHTWWQHPDGTGVAVPDGHRTISPGVYRRILKALEATR; encoded by the coding sequence GTGATCGCAGAGCAGCCCACCCGCAAGGTCGCTCGCGAACTGCAGAACGCCGGTTTCGAGCCGAAACGTACCGTCGTATCCCACACCTGGTGGCAGCACCCTGACGGCACAGGCGTTGCGGTCCCCGACGGGCACCGCACGATCAGCCCTGGCGTGTATCGCAGGATCCTCAAGGCATTGGAGGCGACACGATGA
- a CDS encoding HicB family toxin-antitoxin system translates to MSTAYTATAAREGRWWAITVPGVDGVTQTRRLGDAADMARELVAVTLGVPLEDVVVEVTVTAVDDIDVAGDAARIRSDRQKAAALEVSAADGARSLARRLVDADVPLRDVGRILGVSHQRAHQLVHSGEGGSQYEIRRTDVRKAARRRSPAA, encoded by the coding sequence ATGAGCACCGCCTACACCGCCACCGCGGCCCGCGAGGGCCGCTGGTGGGCCATCACCGTCCCCGGCGTCGATGGCGTCACCCAGACCCGCCGCCTGGGTGACGCCGCGGACATGGCACGCGAGCTCGTTGCCGTCACCCTTGGCGTGCCGCTCGAGGACGTCGTCGTCGAGGTGACTGTCACCGCCGTCGACGACATCGATGTGGCAGGCGACGCTGCCCGCATCCGCTCGGATCGCCAGAAGGCGGCCGCGCTCGAAGTGTCCGCAGCCGACGGCGCGAGGAGCCTCGCGCGCAGGCTCGTGGACGCCGACGTCCCGTTGCGCGACGTCGGTCGGATTCTGGGGGTGTCGCACCAACGCGCGCACCAGCTCGTGCACTCCGGTGAGGGCGGGTCGCAGTACGAGATCCGGAGGACGGATGTCCGCAAGGCCGCGCGCCGTAGGTCGCCCGCCGCGTAG
- a CDS encoding S8 family serine peptidase, with amino-acid sequence MTRRPLAGLTALSLTLTSAVLGTSALLAGAAAAAPPPDTPVAADPALAATLSTTAEDSPSGKISADLADADGTVTAIVQLDAPSGVEVTAEGGDPAAVQAAAEDTEDLAADVVPSELSDATAGAAAPQRIATLTNLVAGTLVTGDAAKIRELAGSDDVVALYRVTSKTLENSHTVSFTKALQAWQDTGHTGEGVRIGIIDTGLDYTHADFGGPGTVEAYAEAYGTDGAGPVPAELTDPAKFIGGYDFAGPLYDADPASKLPGATTVPTPDENPIDASYLSDNSGHGSHVAGTAAGYGVDATGKTFTGDYSALTDVSDWTVGPGTAPQAELYSLKVFGDIGGSTDLTSLALDRAADPNGDGDLGDRLDVVNLSLGSDGSPADDPDSQLIDTLSALGTVVVLAAGNAGDLEDIAGSPGNGVTGLAVANSVGSPQTYDGVEVTAATDPASVRTWSGQNSINYAGDADVTAPVVAIGATTFSGCTPFTAAQAAQVAGKIAYLWWDDDDSSRACGSATRWTNAQNAGAVGVLIGTTETVFAAGIAGNAGLPGAQLTGPSTTALLPEITAGTLTVHLGPSLSGAVIEDIAGDALNSGSSRGVHGSLGVAKPDVAAPGTLIVSAASSTGNEGHSLSGTSMASPHVAGIAALVRSAHPGWGQVEVKAAVVNTATHDVTTEGLGKGETYGPARVGAGRVDALAAVTTPVVAYNSQVPAQTSVAFGVVNVGASTVKATKTVTVKNLGDSPVTYATSVTTATTAGGATITASPANVTVPAGGQSLVTLTLTADPTTLAREIDPTQDVTQAGLPREYVTQLSGRLVLTSGSSELRVPVQAAPRLVSDLKAGAVSFADAGAPTATLPLSGRGVADGGWYSLSTPLILAATSPKLETAPGFVTSASATAAGDLRYVGWVSTAPQEVAAGGEATDGYLGIGVATDGEWATLGHSTQPVADIDIDGDGTADIESYVTKYAESDITVALTVDLATGATLDIEPVNLFFGDVESGIFDNNVVVLPIALGAVGIEPGDTPTVQVSTYSQYAQDPSGILDSVEPFTIDPFDPTFWFENDITGSFSSLGADGTAVPVHHAAGVTSGQLLVLQHQNAATTSRAQVVDVTVPEAVTTTTTLKVTGGGKAGQAVTLAASVAPRDAQGTVTFLDGTTEIASAAVTNGKATAKAALGAGTHQLTAVYAPATGAWKASTSKPVKVTVARSGSSTKLVISPKQVHKGTAATATVTVTGQTTAPTGTVEIREGHKVLASGTLTVNGSTGTVTITLPTTLTVGTHQLTAVYVGSTDVNGSKSSASLRVVR; translated from the coding sequence ATGACGCGTCGACCACTAGCAGGGCTCACGGCCCTCTCCCTCACCCTGACCAGCGCCGTGCTCGGGACGAGCGCGCTGCTCGCCGGCGCGGCCGCCGCCGCACCACCACCGGACACCCCGGTCGCCGCAGACCCTGCGCTCGCAGCGACCCTCTCGACGACGGCCGAGGACTCCCCGTCCGGCAAGATCTCCGCCGACCTCGCGGACGCCGACGGCACCGTGACCGCGATCGTCCAGCTGGACGCGCCGTCCGGCGTCGAGGTCACGGCCGAGGGTGGGGACCCCGCCGCCGTGCAGGCCGCCGCCGAGGACACCGAGGACCTGGCCGCCGACGTCGTGCCCTCCGAGCTGTCCGACGCGACCGCCGGGGCAGCCGCCCCGCAGCGCATCGCCACGCTCACCAACCTCGTGGCCGGCACGCTCGTGACCGGTGACGCCGCCAAGATCCGCGAGCTCGCCGGGTCCGACGACGTCGTCGCGCTCTACCGGGTGACCAGCAAGACGCTCGAGAACTCGCACACGGTCTCCTTCACCAAGGCGCTGCAGGCCTGGCAGGACACCGGCCACACCGGTGAGGGCGTCCGGATCGGCATCATCGACACCGGCCTGGACTACACGCACGCCGACTTCGGCGGCCCCGGCACCGTCGAGGCCTACGCCGAGGCGTACGGCACCGACGGCGCCGGTCCGGTGCCCGCCGAGCTGACCGACCCGGCCAAGTTCATCGGCGGCTACGACTTCGCCGGCCCGCTCTACGACGCCGACCCGGCGTCCAAGCTGCCCGGCGCCACGACCGTGCCGACGCCCGACGAGAACCCGATCGACGCGTCCTACCTGTCCGACAACTCCGGGCACGGCTCGCACGTGGCCGGCACGGCGGCCGGCTACGGCGTCGACGCGACGGGCAAGACGTTCACGGGCGACTACAGCGCCCTGACCGACGTGTCCGACTGGACCGTGGGCCCGGGCACCGCGCCGCAGGCCGAGCTGTACTCCCTCAAGGTGTTCGGCGACATCGGCGGCTCGACCGACCTGACCTCGCTCGCGCTCGACCGTGCCGCCGACCCGAACGGCGACGGCGACCTGGGCGACCGGCTCGATGTCGTCAACCTCTCGCTCGGCTCCGACGGCTCCCCCGCCGACGACCCGGACTCCCAGCTCATCGACACGCTGTCCGCGCTCGGCACGGTCGTCGTGCTGGCCGCCGGCAACGCCGGTGACCTCGAGGACATCGCCGGCTCCCCCGGCAACGGCGTGACCGGTCTGGCCGTGGCCAACTCGGTGGGCAGCCCGCAGACCTACGACGGCGTCGAGGTCACCGCGGCCACCGACCCGGCCTCGGTGCGCACCTGGTCGGGGCAGAACTCGATCAACTACGCCGGTGACGCCGACGTGACCGCCCCGGTCGTCGCGATCGGTGCCACCACGTTCTCCGGCTGCACCCCGTTCACGGCGGCGCAGGCGGCCCAGGTCGCCGGCAAGATCGCCTACCTGTGGTGGGACGACGACGACTCCTCGCGTGCCTGCGGCTCGGCCACCCGGTGGACGAACGCGCAGAACGCCGGTGCGGTCGGCGTGCTGATCGGCACCACCGAGACCGTCTTCGCGGCCGGTATCGCCGGCAACGCCGGCCTGCCCGGCGCCCAGCTGACCGGTCCGTCCACGACCGCCCTGCTGCCGGAGATCACCGCGGGCACCCTGACGGTCCACCTCGGCCCGTCGCTGTCCGGCGCCGTGATCGAGGACATCGCCGGTGACGCGCTCAACTCCGGCTCGTCGCGCGGTGTGCACGGCTCGCTCGGCGTCGCCAAGCCCGACGTCGCCGCACCCGGCACGCTCATCGTGTCCGCGGCTTCGAGCACGGGCAACGAGGGCCACAGCCTGTCCGGCACCTCGATGGCCTCCCCGCACGTCGCGGGCATCGCCGCCCTGGTCCGTTCGGCCCACCCGGGCTGGGGTCAGGTCGAGGTGAAGGCCGCCGTGGTCAACACGGCGACCCACGACGTCACCACCGAGGGCCTCGGCAAGGGCGAGACGTACGGGCCCGCCCGTGTCGGTGCCGGTCGCGTCGACGCCCTCGCCGCGGTCACCACGCCCGTGGTGGCGTACAACTCGCAGGTCCCGGCGCAGACGTCCGTGGCCTTCGGGGTCGTGAACGTCGGCGCGAGCACGGTGAAGGCCACCAAGACCGTCACCGTGAAGAACCTCGGTGACAGCCCCGTCACCTACGCCACGTCGGTGACGACCGCCACGACCGCCGGAGGGGCCACCATCACGGCCTCGCCCGCGAACGTCACGGTGCCGGCCGGTGGGCAGTCGCTCGTCACGCTGACCCTCACCGCCGACCCGACGACCCTGGCGCGGGAGATCGACCCGACGCAGGACGTCACCCAGGCGGGTCTGCCGCGCGAGTACGTCACGCAGCTGTCCGGCCGGCTCGTGCTGACCTCGGGATCCTCCGAGCTGCGCGTGCCCGTCCAGGCCGCACCGCGACTGGTCAGCGACCTCAAGGCCGGGGCGGTGTCCTTCGCGGACGCCGGCGCACCGACCGCGACGCTGCCCCTGAGCGGGCGTGGTGTCGCCGACGGTGGCTGGTACTCGCTGTCGACGCCGCTGATCCTCGCGGCCACGAGCCCCAAGCTCGAGACCGCACCCGGGTTCGTGACGTCGGCGTCGGCCACCGCGGCCGGTGACCTGCGGTACGTCGGCTGGGTGTCCACCGCCCCGCAGGAGGTCGCAGCCGGCGGCGAGGCCACCGACGGCTACCTCGGCATCGGCGTCGCGACCGACGGCGAGTGGGCCACGTTGGGCCACTCGACGCAGCCCGTCGCGGACATCGACATCGACGGTGACGGCACCGCCGACATCGAGTCGTACGTGACCAAGTACGCCGAGTCCGACATCACGGTCGCCCTGACCGTCGACCTGGCCACGGGTGCGACGCTCGACATCGAGCCGGTGAACCTGTTCTTCGGGGACGTCGAGTCGGGGATCTTCGACAACAACGTGGTCGTGCTCCCGATCGCGCTCGGCGCCGTCGGCATCGAGCCCGGCGACACCCCGACCGTCCAGGTCTCGACGTACTCGCAGTACGCCCAGGACCCGTCCGGCATCCTCGACTCCGTCGAGCCGTTCACGATCGACCCGTTCGACCCGACGTTCTGGTTCGAGAACGACATCACCGGGTCGTTCTCGTCGCTCGGTGCCGACGGCACGGCCGTCCCCGTGCACCACGCCGCGGGGGTGACCAGCGGTCAGCTGCTGGTGCTGCAGCACCAGAACGCCGCGACGACGAGCCGGGCCCAGGTCGTCGACGTCACCGTCCCGGAGGCCGTCACCACCACCACGACCCTCAAGGTCACCGGTGGCGGCAAGGCCGGTCAGGCGGTCACGCTCGCGGCGAGCGTCGCGCCGCGTGACGCCCAGGGCACCGTGACCTTCCTCGACGGCACGACCGAGATCGCCTCGGCCGCCGTCACCAACGGGAAGGCCACCGCCAAGGCCGCGCTCGGCGCCGGCACGCACCAGCTCACCGCGGTGTACGCCCCGGCGACCGGCGCATGGAAGGCGTCCACGTCGAAGCCGGTCAAGGTCACCGTCGCCAGGTCGGGGTCGAGCACGAAGCTCGTGATCTCCCCGAAGCAGGTGCACAAGGGCACGGCGGCGACCGCCACGGTCACCGTCACGGGGCAGACCACCGCCCCGACCGGCACGGTCGAGATCCGCGAGGGGCACAAGGTGCTCGCCTCGGGCACCCTCACGGTGAACGGCTCCACGGGCACGGTGACGATCACCCTGCCCACGACCCTGACCGTCGGCACGCACCAGCTGACGGCCGTGTACGTCGGCAGCACCGACGTGAACGGCTCGAAGTCCAGCGCGAGCCTGCGGGTGGTCCGGTAG